In the genome of Flammeovirga agarivorans, one region contains:
- a CDS encoding DMT family transporter encodes MMHWLFLFIAIISEIIATSTLKASEGFTKLIPSVITVIGYGISFYFLSLAVKSIPIGITYALWSGIGIICITTIGYFFYKEPLNWPTIIGIAFILIGVVIVNLSNHTSH; translated from the coding sequence ATTATGCATTGGTTATTTCTTTTTATTGCGATTATCTCTGAAATTATCGCTACATCAACACTAAAAGCATCAGAAGGATTTACTAAACTAATACCCTCAGTCATTACAGTGATTGGATATGGTATTTCTTTTTATTTCTTATCGTTAGCTGTAAAAAGTATTCCTATCGGAATCACGTATGCTTTGTGGTCTGGTATTGGCATTATTTGCATTACTACTATCGGATATTTTTTCTATAAAGAACCACTGAATTGGCCAACAATTATTGGTATAGCTTTTATACTTATAGGTGTTGTTATCGTAAACCTTTCAAATCACACTTCCCATTAG
- the rlmN gene encoding 23S rRNA (adenine(2503)-C(2))-methyltransferase RlmN: MIKTKKKDIRKMTPDQIKDFLTENGEKGFRAKQIQDWLWKSSVKSFDEMTNLSKKTRELLSENFEILPISTFKAQKSSDGTIKSAFQLHDKHLVEGVLIPAEPRMTACISSQVGCSLTCSFCATGYMDRKRNLDAAEIYDQVVAINEQAMENFNTGLSNIVYMGMGEPLLNYKNVLESVEKITSPNGLGMSAKRITVSTAGVAKMIKKLGDDNVKFNLALSLHAANDEKRNKIMPINEQNNLNVLRDALKYFFSKTKSPVTYEYIVFNNFNDSIQDAEELYQFTKHLPSKVNIIEYNPISEADFLNAKVDKIQKFADYLSKKGVNVHIRRSRGKDIDAACGQLANKDKNKKK; encoded by the coding sequence ATGATTAAAACGAAGAAAAAGGATATCCGTAAAATGACTCCTGATCAAATAAAGGATTTCCTTACTGAAAATGGTGAAAAGGGTTTTAGAGCAAAGCAAATCCAGGATTGGCTATGGAAAAGCTCTGTAAAATCTTTTGATGAAATGACCAACCTCTCAAAGAAAACTAGAGAACTTCTAAGTGAGAACTTTGAGATCCTGCCAATTTCAACCTTCAAAGCACAAAAAAGTAGTGATGGTACGATTAAATCTGCTTTTCAATTACATGATAAGCATTTAGTAGAAGGTGTACTTATCCCTGCTGAACCAAGAATGACAGCTTGTATTTCATCACAAGTTGGCTGTTCTTTAACATGCTCTTTCTGTGCTACAGGATACATGGATCGTAAGAGAAACTTAGATGCCGCTGAAATCTATGATCAAGTAGTTGCTATCAATGAACAAGCAATGGAGAACTTTAATACTGGGTTATCCAACATTGTATACATGGGTATGGGAGAACCTCTATTAAACTACAAAAATGTTCTAGAATCAGTAGAGAAAATTACTTCTCCTAATGGATTAGGTATGTCTGCTAAACGTATCACAGTTTCTACTGCAGGTGTTGCTAAAATGATTAAAAAGCTTGGTGATGACAATGTAAAATTCAACCTAGCCTTGTCTCTACACGCAGCAAATGATGAGAAGAGAAACAAGATTATGCCTATCAATGAGCAAAATAATCTTAACGTTCTGCGTGATGCATTAAAGTATTTCTTTAGTAAAACTAAAAGTCCAGTTACTTACGAATACATTGTTTTTAATAATTTCAATGATTCAATTCAAGATGCTGAAGAGTTGTATCAATTCACAAAACACTTACCATCTAAGGTCAATATAATAGAATACAACCCTATTTCTGAAGCAGATTTCTTAAATGCTAAAGTTGATAAAATTCAGAAATTCGCTGACTACCTTTCTAAAAAAGGTGTTAACGTTCATATTAGAAGAAGCCGTGGTAAAGATATTGATGCTGCCTGCGGCCAATTAGCCAACAAAGATAAGAACAAGAAAAAATAA
- a CDS encoding tetratricopeptide repeat protein, producing the protein MKFTKVITVLAVSAALSSGALAQEKGSATKAAAYLTKGEIEQAKTEIENAVGYEKYKLESKGKPVVVKEKTLEVQGDIYSAIAINPETSVDEIPADIDKAMEAYNEIKTRQEESGKASASYKAIWENQGADLATGQIKPSKVDDLWGHFFNIGAEAFNENDYPKAMENFELALRVKADTTTGKYGFYAAAMAEEEAADEEAAAIRETTMMFIEKLFAMNYHDPQQYYSLLRYASETAGPAEERIDELKYEIRDAEGTIEKATKQKEQSQERYEYYTKGGGRKYGSARQKAATAQKEVEEATAEITKAQTTLDAANKEVEELTAQANVAYEKCLEIAIEGAKNNPGNPTLTSQMVAYYVKLNKLDDAIASVKSALAETPNDEGMNFNLAVLYDQAAEKARESEESAKAEEYFEMAVAQYKKVIDINPESKNGLFNLGALYYNRAAAYNKEKQDLPMKGMNYADPAKAKELDAKMLEYSKLAAPYAEKVSELAPDESKYLVLLSRIYYMTKENDKLEAVNKKLEAME; encoded by the coding sequence ATGAAATTCACAAAGGTCATTACAGTTCTTGCTGTATCAGCAGCTCTATCATCGGGTGCTCTGGCGCAAGAAAAAGGTTCTGCTACTAAAGCTGCAGCTTATTTAACTAAAGGTGAGATTGAGCAAGCAAAAACTGAAATTGAAAATGCCGTTGGCTATGAGAAATACAAACTGGAGTCGAAAGGTAAGCCAGTTGTAGTAAAAGAAAAAACTCTTGAAGTTCAAGGTGATATTTACTCTGCAATCGCAATCAATCCTGAAACAAGTGTAGACGAGATTCCAGCCGATATCGACAAGGCAATGGAAGCTTACAACGAAATCAAAACAAGACAAGAAGAATCAGGTAAAGCATCTGCTTCTTATAAAGCAATTTGGGAAAATCAAGGTGCTGACTTGGCAACTGGTCAAATCAAACCTTCAAAAGTTGATGATCTTTGGGGTCACTTCTTTAACATTGGAGCTGAAGCATTCAATGAAAATGATTATCCTAAGGCAATGGAGAACTTCGAACTTGCTCTTAGAGTAAAGGCGGATACAACTACAGGTAAATATGGTTTCTATGCTGCTGCTATGGCTGAAGAGGAAGCTGCTGACGAAGAGGCTGCTGCTATCCGTGAAACTACTATGATGTTTATCGAGAAGTTGTTCGCAATGAACTACCACGATCCACAACAGTACTATTCATTACTTCGTTATGCTTCTGAAACAGCTGGTCCTGCTGAAGAGCGTATCGACGAGTTAAAGTATGAAATCAGAGATGCTGAAGGTACTATTGAGAAAGCTACTAAACAAAAAGAGCAATCTCAAGAACGTTATGAGTACTACACTAAAGGTGGTGGACGTAAATATGGTTCTGCTCGTCAAAAAGCAGCAACTGCTCAAAAAGAAGTAGAAGAAGCTACTGCTGAGATCACAAAAGCTCAAACTACTTTAGACGCAGCAAACAAAGAAGTTGAAGAATTAACAGCTCAAGCAAACGTTGCTTACGAGAAATGTTTAGAAATCGCTATCGAGGGTGCTAAAAACAACCCTGGTAACCCTACTTTAACTTCACAAATGGTTGCTTACTATGTGAAGCTTAACAAATTAGATGATGCAATCGCTTCTGTTAAATCTGCTTTAGCGGAAACTCCAAACGACGAAGGTATGAACTTCAACTTAGCAGTTCTTTATGATCAAGCTGCTGAAAAAGCTCGTGAGTCTGAAGAGTCTGCAAAAGCTGAAGAATACTTCGAAATGGCTGTTGCTCAATACAAAAAAGTAATTGATATCAATCCTGAGAGCAAGAATGGTTTATTCAACTTAGGTGCTTTATATTACAACAGAGCTGCTGCTTATAACAAAGAGAAGCAAGACTTACCAATGAAAGGTATGAACTATGCTGATCCTGCAAAAGCAAAAGAATTAGATGCTAAAATGTTAGAATACTCTAAGTTAGCTGCTCCATACGCTGAGAAAGTTTCTGAACTTGCTCCAGACGAAAGCAAATACTTAGTACTTCTTTCTAGAATCTACTATATGACAAAAGAAAATGACAAATTAGAAGCTGTAAACAAAAAGTTAGAAGCAATGGAGTAA
- a CDS encoding tetratricopeptide repeat protein, which translates to MSIRSLFIYSVLILCVYNSYTQAQSITWQEKYLKLARISINENRCHDALRYLDSLQQATLTREGELEAITLVAKSYGILALEPTCSETDNFGVCSEYVTETINNYNLILQKTDIGEIFNQFTKAELDRFYDNLITAGANQFITQNFQGAAFYFDQALLVNSDDPINCRYGMIANELCNNYDKALEYSNMLLDLNYDSINVYESRSLYYEQLKAPQKAIEEVENGLAKHPVNYKLTYRGIGICVRNKWFNKAIDLIDPILKKYPFDERTLMTAGMLSEAVQDHKKAIFYYVRAANISPTRFDAYMSLSQVQFNEAIKLQKILMNWNNNKKKPEYKNVHKSDLRKESKFYLELTVKNASEASRLNKEDKESLTTKYNALLLLNRTKELKDVEETLDKM; encoded by the coding sequence ATGAGCATTCGAAGTCTATTTATATATTCAGTACTTATCCTTTGTGTCTACAATTCGTATACTCAAGCCCAATCGATTACATGGCAGGAGAAGTATCTTAAATTAGCTCGTATTTCTATAAATGAGAATCGATGCCATGATGCATTACGCTATCTTGACTCCCTACAACAAGCTACACTCACTAGAGAAGGAGAATTAGAAGCGATTACTTTAGTGGCCAAATCGTATGGTATTTTAGCTTTGGAACCCACTTGTAGTGAAACTGATAATTTTGGTGTATGCTCTGAATATGTCACTGAAACGATCAACAATTATAATCTAATTCTTCAGAAAACGGATATTGGAGAGATATTTAATCAATTCACGAAAGCAGAGCTTGATCGCTTTTATGATAACCTTATTACTGCAGGTGCCAATCAATTTATCACCCAGAACTTTCAAGGGGCTGCATTCTATTTTGATCAAGCTTTATTAGTAAACAGTGATGACCCAATCAATTGTAGATATGGCATGATTGCCAATGAGTTATGTAACAACTATGATAAAGCACTAGAATATTCTAATATGTTACTTGATTTGAATTATGACAGTATCAATGTTTATGAAAGTAGGTCTTTATACTATGAACAACTAAAAGCTCCTCAGAAAGCTATTGAAGAAGTCGAAAATGGATTAGCAAAACATCCTGTAAACTATAAATTGACTTATAGAGGAATTGGTATTTGTGTTAGAAATAAGTGGTTCAATAAAGCCATCGACTTAATTGATCCGATTCTAAAAAAATATCCTTTTGATGAACGCACATTAATGACTGCAGGTATGCTCAGTGAAGCTGTTCAAGATCATAAAAAAGCAATATTTTACTATGTTAGAGCAGCCAATATCAGCCCCACTCGATTTGATGCCTATATGAGTCTCAGCCAAGTACAGTTTAATGAAGCAATAAAACTTCAAAAAATTTTAATGAACTGGAACAACAATAAAAAGAAGCCAGAATATAAAAATGTACACAAATCTGATTTAAGAAAAGAATCAAAGTTTTACCTGGAATTAACTGTCAAAAACGCCTCTGAAGCATCGCGATTAAACAAAGAAGACAAGGAGTCATTAACAACTAAATACAATGCTTTGCTTTTATTAAATAGAACTAAAGAACTAAAGGACGTAGAAGAAACGTTAGACAAGATGTAG
- the gyrA gene encoding DNA gyrase subunit A — protein MADENIISINIEDEMKSAYIDYSMSVIVSRALPDVRDGLKPVHRRVLYGMAELGLSYNRSYKKSARIVGEVLGKYHPHGDSSVYDTMVRMAQPWSLRYMLVDGQGNFGSIDGDSPAAMRYTEARMKEIAGEMLSDIKKDTVDFEPNFDDSLKEPSVLPARIPNLLLNGSSGIAVGMATNMAPHNMNEVCDAIIAYIENPDIQIEQLTEIVKGPDFPTGGIIYGYDGVKKALETGRGRVVMRAVTDFEQTSSGREQIVVTEIPYMVNKANMIEKTADLVNDKKIEGISAIRDESDKNGIRIVYELKKDAVPDVVLNHLFKQTALQSSFSVNNIALVKGRPRTLNLHDLIRHYVDHRHEVIMRRTQFELNEAERRLHILEGYLKALDNLDEVIALIRGSKDAEIAKAGLIDQFEFSEIQAKAILDMRLQRLTGLEREKITEEHKEVVALVEDLRDILARRERQMGIIKTDLAELKDKYGDERRSKIVYNADDLDIEDLIEDKEMVITISHEGYIKRTPLNEYKSQGRGGVGSRGATTKDNDFTEHMFVASNHNYLLLFTNLGRVYWQKVFRLPEGSKTAKGRPLQNLLNIREGEKVQAVICTKNLNDQDYINNHYLMMLTERGIVKKTVLEAYSRPRKDGINAININEGDKLFNVMLTDGQNDVVIATRMGMATRFNEDNVRSMGRGATGVKGIELKGADDCVVGMACISQEELETKSLMVISENGYGKRTELEEYPRRTNRGGKGLKAMQVTDKTGKLTSLFSVEETDDLIVITKDGITIRTAVSNFRIMGRATQGVKAIRLNDGDEISSVEIVPILEDDEVDIEATENSAEGSTPEDSNDQNTENTDSTEDNTSEE, from the coding sequence ATGGCAGACGAAAATATCATCTCTATTAACATCGAGGATGAAATGAAAAGTGCCTACATTGATTATTCAATGTCGGTGATTGTTTCAAGAGCGCTTCCTGATGTTAGAGACGGTCTTAAGCCTGTTCACAGGCGTGTTTTGTACGGAATGGCAGAACTTGGGTTAAGCTATAACAGATCGTACAAAAAATCAGCAAGAATTGTTGGTGAGGTACTTGGTAAATACCACCCTCATGGTGATTCTTCAGTATATGACACAATGGTTAGAATGGCTCAACCATGGTCATTACGATACATGCTTGTTGATGGGCAAGGTAACTTTGGTTCAATTGACGGTGATTCTCCTGCAGCGATGCGTTATACTGAGGCTCGTATGAAAGAGATCGCTGGTGAAATGCTTTCTGATATCAAAAAAGATACAGTAGACTTTGAACCAAACTTTGATGATTCATTAAAAGAACCATCAGTATTGCCAGCAAGAATTCCAAACTTACTTCTTAACGGTTCTTCTGGTATTGCAGTAGGTATGGCGACAAATATGGCTCCTCACAACATGAATGAAGTGTGTGATGCCATTATTGCATATATTGAAAATCCTGATATCCAAATTGAACAACTAACAGAGATCGTAAAAGGTCCTGACTTCCCTACAGGAGGTATCATTTATGGATACGATGGTGTAAAAAAAGCATTAGAAACAGGTCGTGGACGTGTTGTAATGCGTGCAGTTACTGACTTTGAGCAAACTTCTTCTGGACGTGAGCAAATTGTTGTAACGGAAATCCCTTACATGGTCAACAAGGCAAATATGATCGAAAAGACTGCCGACCTTGTAAATGATAAGAAAATCGAAGGTATTTCTGCAATTCGTGATGAGTCTGATAAAAATGGTATCAGAATCGTTTATGAATTAAAGAAAGATGCAGTGCCTGATGTAGTACTTAACCACTTATTCAAGCAAACAGCACTTCAAAGTTCTTTCAGTGTTAATAACATTGCCCTTGTAAAAGGTAGACCAAGAACTTTAAACCTTCATGACTTGATCAGACACTATGTAGATCACCGTCATGAGGTTATCATGAGAAGAACTCAATTCGAATTAAATGAAGCTGAACGTAGACTTCACATCTTAGAAGGATACTTAAAAGCGTTAGATAACTTAGATGAAGTTATTGCTTTAATTCGTGGTTCGAAAGATGCTGAAATCGCAAAAGCAGGATTGATTGATCAGTTTGAATTCAGTGAAATTCAAGCGAAAGCAATTCTTGACATGCGTCTTCAACGTTTAACAGGTCTTGAAAGAGAAAAAATCACTGAAGAACACAAAGAAGTTGTTGCTTTAGTTGAAGACTTAAGAGATATCTTAGCTAGAAGAGAACGTCAGATGGGTATCATCAAGACAGACTTGGCTGAGCTAAAAGATAAATACGGTGACGAAAGAAGATCTAAGATTGTTTACAATGCTGATGATCTTGATATTGAAGATTTAATCGAAGATAAAGAAATGGTGATTACTATTTCTCATGAAGGTTATATCAAACGTACACCATTAAACGAATATAAATCACAAGGTCGTGGTGGTGTTGGATCGAGAGGTGCAACAACAAAAGACAACGACTTCACTGAACATATGTTTGTTGCTAGTAACCATAACTACTTATTGTTATTTACTAACTTAGGTAGAGTATACTGGCAGAAAGTATTCCGTTTACCTGAAGGATCTAAAACTGCAAAAGGTAGACCATTACAAAACCTACTGAACATCAGAGAAGGTGAAAAAGTACAGGCTGTAATCTGTACTAAGAACCTAAATGATCAAGATTATATCAATAATCATTACTTGATGATGTTAACTGAAAGAGGTATCGTTAAGAAAACAGTTCTTGAAGCCTATTCAAGACCTCGTAAGGACGGTATCAATGCTATCAACATCAATGAAGGTGATAAATTATTCAACGTAATGTTGACTGATGGTCAAAACGATGTAGTTATCGCTACAAGAATGGGTATGGCAACTCGTTTCAACGAGGACAATGTTCGTTCTATGGGTAGAGGTGCAACAGGTGTTAAAGGTATCGAATTAAAAGGTGCTGATGACTGTGTTGTAGGTATGGCTTGTATTTCTCAGGAAGAGTTGGAGACTAAATCTCTAATGGTAATTTCTGAAAACGGCTATGGTAAACGTACTGAATTGGAAGAATATCCAAGAAGAACGAACCGTGGTGGTAAAGGTCTGAAAGCTATGCAGGTAACAGATAAAACTGGTAAGTTAACATCACTATTCTCTGTAGAAGAAACTGACGACTTAATTGTAATCACTAAAGATGGTATTACAATTAGAACCGCTGTTTCTAACTTCAGAATTATGGGTAGAGCCACTCAAGGTGTAAAAGCTATCCGCTTAAATGATGGTGATGAAATTTCATCAGTTGAGATTGTTCCTATTTTAGAAGATGATGAAGTAGATATTGAAGCTACTGAAAACTCTGCTGAAGGATCGACTCCAGAAGACAGTAACGATCAAAACACTGAAAATACTGATTCAACAGAGGATAACACTTCTGAAGAATAA